Within the Borreliella valaisiana VS116 genome, the region ATTAATAGTTTTTCCAGTTTAAATGTTTTAAGTGATCTTGCTATCAAAAAAGATAGCATTGTTCAATTTGCTGGCATTTTGAATTTAGTAAAAGTTATTCAAACTAAAAGAAATAATGCAAAAATGGCATTTGGTGTTATTGAAGATTTTAAAGGTGCAATAGATATTGTAGTTTTTACAGAAAGCTACGAAAGGTATAAGAATTTTTTACTTGAAGGCAATGTTATTGGGGTTATAGGCAGACTTACGTTTAACAGAGATAAGTTTTCGATTGTAGTTGAAAAAGTTGTAAATATTGAGAGACTCTCCGAAGATAGAGTAAACAACATTCATATTAAATTTTTAAATAATAAATTGAATGACTTGCAATTACTTAACTCTTTGAAAGAAAGTATAAGTAATTTTGAGGACAATTCTGGATTTTCAAATGTTTATTTTTATTTAAGGGAAAATGGTAAGGATTTAAAATTAAAAATGAATTCAATTTTAAATTTTGGGCCAGATGAAGACAAGCTTGATAAATTGAGAAGATGTGTAATAGTTGAAGATGTTTGGGTTGATTAGGAGGTGCCGTGTTAGTTGTTTTAATAGAAACTTTAATGGTATTTTTGCAGATTTATAGGATTTTAATTTTAATTAGGATCATTCTTAGCTGGCTTGTATCTTCAGGAATTAGTACCAATGTGTTTTTCAGGTTTATACATATTGTCACAGAACCATTTTTATCTTTTTTTAGAAGAATTCCTTTTTTCACAATTGGTATGTTTGATTTTTCTCCAATTGCAGCTTTAATAACTCTAACTATTTTTGAAAGAATGTTGGCTTATGGGAATTATAAGCTTTCTACATTTATTATTTTATTTATTGTTGAAATTTGGGGGATATTTAGAAGCATTTTTATTGCTATAGTTTTCTTTTTATTGTTGAGATTATTATTATTGCTTTTGAATTTGTTCCAAGGTTCAGACTTTTTTAAAACAGTCGATTCATTTTTACTTCCTTTATCTACTAAAATAAGTGGTGTAATTACTGACAAACACATGTCTTATACTTTACGTTTGATTGTTGGGAGTGCTTTAATGATAGCATTTATAATTATTATTGAACAAGTTGTATTTGCTATTAGAGTTTTAGGAACATATTTGCCTTTTTAGGAGATTAAAATGTTTTTACATGAGTTTGAATATGAGCTTAAAGGTATAGGTGGTCTTGGTGAGAAAGGGGTTGAAAGGTTAAATAATCTGCAAATTTCAAATGTTAAGGATCTTATTGAGTTTTTTCCTGTAAAATATGAGGATCGTCAAAATATACAAACTTTTCCGGATTTTTCTAAAGTGAAAAGTTGTGATATGATGACGGTGTTCACTGTTGTAGGGCATAAAAAATTTGGGGATAGTTCTAAAAAAAATTTGAAGTTAACGGCTAGAAGTATAAATGATGAGCCTTTTGAAATTTTACTTTTCAATAGGGCTTTTTTAGAGAATGTTTTTAGAATAGATAAAAAATTCTATATTTATTCTAAATTTACCTATAACGATTATAGTGGTTTATGGAGTTGTTCTAATTTTGACAGTGAAGTTTTTAGCGATAATCCTGAAAGGTTTAAAAAAATTCTCCCGGTTTATTCTTTAACAGAAGGATTGACATCAAAGAAAATTTCATTATATGTAAAAGAAGCCCTTGAATATTTTTTTAAGTTTGGGCAAACAGATGTTCCTAAATTTTTAATAGAGAAGTATTCTTTGTTGTCGTTAAGCGAGGCTTTAAAAGAGATTCACTTTCCAAGTTCATTAGAAATGCTTGAAAAAGCGAAAAAAACTTTAATTTACAGAGAAATTTTCTTGCTCCAGTTTTTTTCAAGGTATAGATCTTCGAAGGTTCTTTTCCGAGAAAAAAAACATTTATCAAAAGATTTGCTTGAAAGAGTTGTTTCAAGCTTGCCCTTTGAACTTACAGAAGATCAAAGAATTTCTATTGATGAGATATTCTCTGATCTTGGCTCTTCTAAACCAATGAATAGATTGCTTCAAGGTGATGTTGGAAGTGGTAAAACCCTTGTTGCCTTGCTTTCAGGGCTTCCTTTAATTGAAGCTGGGTATCAGGTGGCATTTATGGCTCCTACTGATCTTTTAGCTCGCCAACATTATGATAATTTATCCAACATATTGTCGTCTTTTAATGTTTCAGTGACTCTTTTGACTGGCAGTTTAAAAAAGAAGGATAAAGATCAAGCGTTAGAAAGTATTAAAAGTGGAACTTCTGGTTTAATAATCGGAACACATGCTATTTTTTACGAAAGTACAGAATTTAAAAGATTAGCATATGTTATCATTGATGAGCAGCATAAATTTGGAGTTGTTCAAAGAGAAGAACTTAAAAAAAAAGGAGAAGGGGTAGACATACTTTTAATGTCTGCAACGCCTATTCCTAGAAGCTTTGCGTTGACACTTTTTGGTGATCTTGAAATTTCGTTTATTAAAACCTTACCCAAGGGTCGTTTACCTATTACTACTTATTTAGCAAAGCATGGCAATGAAGATAAAGTTTATGAGTTTTTAAAAAAAGAGCTCATAAAGGGTCATCAAGTTTATTTTGTTTATCCATTAATTTCATCTTCAGAAAAATTTGAATTAAAAGATGTTAATAATATGTGTTTAAAATTGAAGGAAGTGTTTAGCGAATATGTTGTTGATATGCTTCATTCTAAGTTACCATCTGATTTGAAAGAAGAAATTATGAAAAATTTTTATTCTAAAAAAGTAGATATTTTGGTAGCTACTAGTGTTATTGAAGTTGGAATTGATTGTCCAAATGCCACTTGTATGGTGGTAGAGCATGCCGAGCGTTTTGGACTTTCTACTTTGCACCAAATTAGAGGTCGAGTTGGTAGAGGTAATTTACAATCTTTTTTCTTTTTACTTTATAAAGAACCTTTGACAAGCGCTGGAAAATTTCGATTGAAAACCATAAAAGAAAATTTAGATGGATTTAAAATAGCAGAGGAAGATTTGAGGTTAAGAGGGCCTGGTAATTTATTTGGTCTTGAGCAAGCAGGGTATTTAAAATTAAAAATATCTAATTTTGTTGATGATAGAGATATTATAGTCTTGATTCGAGAAGAACTTGACTTATTTTTTTATGACAATTCTTCTTATGATAAGCTTGATATTGATTTGCTAGACAATCTTTTTTGTTCTTATTTGAATTCTGGAAGAAGTATTTAGTTTGCATATTTCTCAATTAGGCTAATAAGATTTGTTTTATTCTGATTCCAGAATTCAAGAAGCTTATATTGTAAATTATTAAAATATCTTTTCTGAATAAAGCATGGCTTAGGTCCTATGTATAAATAGTGCCAAGGTTCTGCTTTATAGCCAGTTTTTATTTCGTGTCCTTTTGGGTATGAAAGAGAAAATCCATATTTTAGAGAATTTTCGTAAAGCCATTTTCCTTCTTTTGTGTTTAGTAAATTATTATCTAGATTTATAAAATCTATTGCTGTTCCCATATGATGCTGAGAATGGCCTGGAATTGCTGATTGAGTTTCTGCAATTTTTCTGCCGTAAGTTTTTACATTATAATCAAATAAAAATTTTTGGTATTCTTGCGTTCTGTAAGCGGATTTAATTTTAATTTCGATTCCAAATTTTTTTGCATCTTTTACTAGCTGAATTAAGTCTTTGATTAAGATTCGTCTTACCTTGATATTTTTTACTCCAAGATTCTTAAGATCTTTAAAGTCATCAACATTTACTAGATCAGGTACTTTATAGTCTGCAGAAATTGGCATTTTTTTATTTATTAGAGTTAAAAGGTTGTTTTTTCCTGCATCTACTAAAGGCTTTATTTCTTTTAAAAACTGAATAGGATTTTTTTCAATAAAATTTTTGTGCTGTTCATGCATTGTTTTGGTAATATTTAGTAGTGTTGTTAAATCTTTTTTTGAAATGCTGTTTGCTAACAAAGATAGGTTAATAAATAGAAGTAATAAAACATAGATTAATTTCATATTATTTAATTATAATAATATATTTTAGTATAATAAATAGTTAATTCTAAATATATGTATATACATATACATATACATATACATATACATATATTTATGTTCTAGATTGGGTTTTTGGGTTTAATTTAATTAAAAGTAATAAATAAAGGAGAATGACATAAGGAATATGATCAAAAAGTTTAAAAATTATGACCAGATAATAAAAGAACTATTTGTTATAGCTATTCCTACAGCTTTTGAATCGCTTTTATTTCAAATGGTAACCTTTTTTGATAATTTTATGATCTCCTATTTAGGTTCTTTTCACGTTACAGGAGTTTCTTTAGCAAATAGAGTGACTTTTCTTTTTTTTATTATTGTGTTTGGACTTGGTACAGCTTTAAGCGCTTACGTGTCCCAAGCAATTGCAAAAAAGAAATTTCTTCAAATAAGGCAATCTTTTGCTTATATATTGTCAATTGGAACTACAATAGGAATAATTTTTTTTATATTTTCATTTTTTTTTCCAAAAAATATTATCAAACTATTTACAGCTAATCAGAATTCTTTAAATTTTGGATCAGAGTATTTAAAAATTATTTCATGGTCTTATGTGTTAATGGCATATTCTTTTTTATCGGCTATGGGGTTTAAGAGTGCTAAAGAAGTAAAAATACCTTTATATGTTACTTCTATTGTTGTTTTAATAAATATTGTTTTTAATTATATTTTTATTTTTGGTTTTGGCATGGGAATAAAAGGTGCCGCATATGCTACTGTGCTTGCTAGAATTGTTGAGTTTATTTTTTATTTTCTATATAGTCTGATAAGCAGTAATTCATATTATAGGATTAAGTTTGGCGATTTTTTTGTTTCAAAGATAGTTACTAGAGCCAATTTAAAGCTGATTGTACCCGTTTTGTCTCATGAGATTTTTTGGGTCTTGAATATAACTATTTTGCATGCATTTTATGCTCGTGTTGGGAGTATTGAATACGCTGCATTTGCTGTTGCGTCAAATCTTTTTGACATTTGCTTTGTATTGCTTCATGGTATGGGACTTGCCACAGGTGTTGTTATTGGGCATTTAATGGTTTATGATAAAAAACATGTTAGGTCGGTTGGATTTTTTTTATCTTTTTTAGGATTTCTTTTAGGCATTTTTGTAGTTATTTTGCTTATTGGAATATCTGGCTTTGCACCTTATATTTTTAGTAATTTAAATTTTCCCAAGCTTGTTAGTGTGTTTATTTATGTTTTTGCAAGTATTGTAGTTTTTAAAGCTTTTACGGCGCAAGTTCTTGTTGGAGTTTTTAGGGCCAGTGGTATACCAAATGTTTGTTTTTTTATTGAATCGGGGGTAATTATTTTTTATACGCTTCCAGTTGCATATTTATTAGTGTTTTACACTAATTTAAGTTTGCCAATAGTGGTTTTTATTGTAAATTTGGAAGAGATTATTAAAAATATATTTATTATAATTGAATTTTTTCATGATGATTGGATACGAGAGATTGATTATGAAGAGCTTGATTGAGCATGGGGTAGCGTGATATATTTAGTATTAATAAAAATTTTAATGGTCTTGATAAATCTAAAATTCATTCTGATTGTATTGACTTAAAAGCAATTCCTTTTATTGTAGTGTCTTAGTATTCGTTTTTGTAAAAATCTTGATTTTTTATTTGGAGAAGTTTATGTATTCATTAAGCGCATCAAAAAAAGATAAAATCTATAAAGATCTTTTAAAAATTGCAATTCCAACTGCTATTGAGTTTTTTTTGTTTAATTTTATTTCTCTTACAGATAATGCTATGGTTGCATATCTTGGTGATTATCCTGTTGCAGGAGTTTCTCTTGCAAATAAATTTTTTGAACTGTTTGTTACTATTGGGTTTGCTATGGTAGGAGCTTACAATATAATCGCTACAAGGCAATACAATCAGGGCGATTTTAAAAGTTTTAAAAATACATTTTTTATTAGTATATTAACTATTATTGTATTTTCTTTTCCGTTTATATTGATTTCTAGAGTTAACCCCTTTTTTTTACTTAAATTGATCTCTAGTGATGTGCAGGCAGTTTATTATGGAGCGATTTATTTAAACATAGCTATTTTTTCTTTTGTATTTGCAATCATAAAAGGACTTGTTGCTAATGCTCTTAAAGTTGTTGAGATTGTTAAATTTCAAGTTTACATTTCTGTTTTTTCAGTGCTTTTAAATCTAATATTAAATTATATTTTTATTTTTGTTTTTCATATGGGTGTAGTTGGAGCTGCTATTGCAACAACAGTTATTCGTACCTTAGAGCTTATTATTTATCTTTTCTATACAGTGTTTAACAAGAATTCAATTTTGCACTTTAAGCTTAATGATTTAAATATTAATGTTAAGTTGTTTGTTCAATTAATTAAATTTTTTATTCCAATTCTTTTAAATGATTTTATTTGGTTTTTTGGCTATCTTGTATTGACGTCAATTTTTATAGGAATTGATACTCATAGATATGCTGCTTACAGCATATCTTTTTCTGTTTATTTTATTATCTTTAATATAATTAATTCCTTTTGTATTTCTTTAAATATTATGATGGGCTATGAAATGCATAATAGTAAAAAAGAAGTTATGAAAGTTGCAATGTATTTAGGTAAAATTGGCTTAAAGCTTGCTTTTTTAACATCTTTTGTATTGTTTGTGTTTTCATTTTTTGCCCCGTATATTTTTTATACATTAAAATATTCGCACCTTACAGGAATTATTTTAAGGTATTCTTCTGTTTCTGCCTTTTTTATGGCTCTTGCTTTTCAATATCTTTTTGGATTTTTCCGTGCAGGAGCATCTCCAAGTTTTGGTGCTATTATGGAAGGTTCTGTAACGTTTATTTACACTATTCCTATTGCTTTTGTTTTAGCAAATTATACAAATTTTCCTTTTGAAATTATTGTTTTTATTCCAGCTCTTGAGGATGCAATCAAACTTGCTATTTCACTTCCTTATTTTTATAGTGAAAGGTGGATTAAATCTATTAAAACAGGTTGGTAGGTTTGATATAATCTTATTGTGCGTTTAGACGAAATTAAAAATTTAAATTTTTTAGTCATGGGTTTAGGTCTTAATGGAGGAGGAGTAGCTCTTTCTAGATTTTTATTAAAGCATGGGGCAAAAGTAGTAATTACTGATCTTAAAAGTGAGGCAGAATTGGCTTTAAGTATTGATTCTTTGAAAGATTTTGATGATCAAATTAGGTATGTTTTAGGTAAACACGATGCAGACGATTTTAAAAGAGCTGATATTGTTGTGAAAAATCCTAGCGTGAAACCCAATAATGAATATTTAAAGCTTGCAAAACGAGTTGAAACGGATATTAGCTTATTTTTGATATTCAACAAGAATCCTATAATTGCAGTAACCGGTACTAAAGGTAAATCGACTCTTGCATCTCTTTTGTATCAAGTTTTGAAAAAGAAATATCCAAGAGCAAAGCTTGGAGGAAATATTGGTGTATCTCCTTTGAGTTTTTTTGATCAACTTGATGGAAGATCTCCTTTGATTTTAGAACTTTCTTCTTGGCAGTTGCAATCTTTAGAGAATTTTAATCCTATTCTTAGCATTGTTACAAATATTTACAACGATCACCAAAATTATTATTTAAATTTTGATGACTATATTATCGATAAGTCAAAAATTTTTGTAAATCAAACTTCAGGAATTGTGATTATTCAGGATAAAGCTTATTACAAATATTTTTCAAAATTTGAATCAAAAGCCAAAGTTATTTTATTTTCTGAATTTAATCCTTGTGATTTTGATTTAGATGTTTTTTATTGTAATAAAGGTAAAGTATATTTTAATAACAAATTGATTGGAAGTTTTTCTGAGTCACAAGTTGTTTTTATGATTCCCAAGCTTATTACTTTTTTTGTTTCGTATTATTTAAACATAGGCTTTAATCATGTGTTTCAGATTTTAAATAATTTTAAAGGTATTGAACATAGATTAGAGTTTGTTAAATTAATTCAAAATGTAATGTTTTATAATGATACAGCTTCAACTATTCCCGATTCTACGGTTTTATCTGTTAAAAGTTTGAAAACAAATGATAATCATATTAACTTAATTGTTGGAGGAACTGATAAAGAGCTTGATTTTTCAAGTTTTAGCAAGATTATAAATTGTGTGAAAACTTGGATCTTGATAAAAGGTAGTGCAACTGTAAAAATTATTAAGATTTTAGAAAAAAGTAGCATACAATATTTTGTATTTGATTCTTTAAAAGATTCAGTAAATCATGCTCTCAAGGTTTCAAGTCCTGGTGATATTGTGTTATTTTCCCCTGCTAGTGCTTCTTTTGAGCTTTTCAATAATGAGTTTGATAGAGGTCTACAATTCAAAAATTTAGTTAATATGCTTGGTTAAATTTTTTTTCTAATTACTTTGTAATAAAAGTATCTGAGTTTTTCAAGATTTACATAAATCTTATAAATAAAATTTTTGTAAGTAAAATCATAACATCCAATTCTGTGAATAATATTTCCCCCAAATCCTGTTTTAAAAGCAAAAAGACCAGACAAGGGATGTTTTTTATTTGCAATTGGGGGGATTCCTAATAAATCATATTCTTTTATTCCCAATTTTTTTAAAATTTGTATTGCCTTAAATTGCACTGCGTAATTGGGCATTAAATTTCTATATTCGTTGCTGGAAGCCCCGTAAAGATAGACCGCTTTTTCCTTGTAAATTCCTACTATTATGCCAGAAACAATTATGTTGTTGTAAAATGCAAGTATCAATTTTATTTGAGCATTTTTGTCTTGTTTGAATATTTTAATGAGGTTTTGTATATATTCTTCTGAGTGGATAGTAAATTTATCTCTTTTGCTAGTTTCTTTGTAAAGTTTATAAAATTCATTTAAATGTTTAAATTCATCATCTATTAATATATTCAGATTTTTTTTTGCGCTGAGCTTTATATTGTATCTTGTTTTTTTTTTCATGTTAAGCAAAATATTCTCAAGAGAATTGTTTAAGTTTAATATTGTTGTGCTTGAAGGCTGTATGTCATCAAATGATTTTTTTAGATATTTGATTTTAATTTTTAGTGGAGAGTATTTATCATTTAGTGTTCTTTGATAGTAATACATTAAATCGAATCTTAAAAAAATTGTATTTTTATGTAAGTAGGATTTTATTTTCATGCTAAATTCTTTAATATTTTTGCTGATTTTATCAATATTGATGTTCTCAAGAGTTTTGTTTGAAAATTCTGGATGCGGAATGTATGCTAAGTAAAAATTTTTAAACAGTCTTCTTTGCATTACAACAATTTTACCAAGAACATCACTTTTAAATGCTATGGCTTTCCAATTGTTGTTTTTTGTTGTTTTTATTAATGCCCACAGTTCGCTTTGAAGATAATTTTCTTCCATTTCTTTTGTTTTTATTTTTTTAATAGTCATTAATAGCTCTTAACAAACTATTCCGTTTGGAATATCTTTAGATAGGATTTTGTTCTTAGAATGTTCAAATATTAAGTTTATTCCGTTTATTTTAAGCTCTCCATTTTCTGTTACTATATTAGCTTTTGAGAATTTATTTATGTCAATTTTAGGTGGACAGATAAGATCTTGATTTTGATCGGTTTCAAGTATTATTCTCTCTCCAACAATGGGATTTTGGATTGAATCTTCTACAATGATAACTTTAAAATTTTTGTTTTTGTCCTCAGCTGCTATTAGCATCCCTTCAGATTTTATTCCTCTAAACTTTGCAGGCTTTAAATTGTCTACTATTATTATATGTTTTCCTAAAAGCTCTTCTTCTTTGTAATGTCCTTCAAGGCTGCTAACTATTTGTTTATCCTCATTAGCTCCGCCATCTACTTTTAATATGAATAAGTTTTTAGCCTCAGGATTTCTTTCTATTTTATTTATTTTCACAACTTTTAAGAGCACTTTTTCTCTAAATAAATTTTCTGGTTGTTCTTTTTCTTGCATATTTTTTTCTCCTGAATATTTTTGCTTTAAATCGTTGATTTTTTTTTGCTCTAGTTTATTGAACAATATCTCTGTGGATTCAATTTTTTTAATTCCCGATTTAGTTCCAAGAATTTTGGTAGAAAATTGATAACTGTTGCCCAAGAATTTTTGTATCTTTTTGCTTGTTTCGGGAATAAATGGCATCATTAAAATAGATAAGTCTCTGATTAGGTATATTAAGTTTAAGATTAGCTCTTTTGTTTCTTGTGGAAAGCTGTCTTTTCTTTTCCAAGGTTCGTTATCTTGAAATATTTTGTTTCCAAGGGATGAAATTTTAAGTATTTCTTTGAGCGCAGATTTTAATTCTGTCTTTTTAAAAAGATTTAGTATTTTATTATACTTTGGTGTTATTTGTTTCCAAAATTTATTTTGTATTTCTATTGGTTCTACAACATCTCCAAAGAATTTTTTTTGGAATGTTAACACTCTGTTTACAAGGTTTGAAAAATTATCAATAAGTTCTGTATTTACTCTTTCCATAAAATCTTGCCACATAAATTGAAAATCAGATTTTTCAGGTCTGTTATAGTAGATATAAAATCGCCAAACATCAGAAGGGATTCCTGTGGTAATAGCATCGTTTCCAAAAATTCCTGTTCCTTCCGATTTTGAAAATTTAAGATTTTCGTAATTTAAGTACTCGCTTGATGAGAGCTGATTTAATATTGTCCAATTTTCTTTACTTCCAATTTCTATGCAGGGGAATATAATTGTATGAAATAATATATTGTCTTTTCCAATAAATTGTACAAGATTTACTTGTTCATTATTTTTCCACCAAGATTTCCAATTTTTGACAATGTTTTTGGTAATTGAGATATATCCTATTGGGGCATCAAACCATACATAAAATACTTTATTTTCATAACCTTTTTTAGGCACAGGAATTCCCCATTTTAGATCTCTTGTAATTGCTCTTTCTTTAAGACCATCTCTTAAAAAAGAGTTTGTCATATTAAGGGCATTGGTATTCCAATTCTTGCTAGTATTTGGATTTTTTATCCATTTTTCAAGTTTTGTTTTTATTTTAGGAAGATCTATATAAAGATGATTGGTTTTTTTCAAAATAGGTTTGTTTTTACAAATTATGCATTTTGGATTTATTAGGTCTATTGGATTTAAAAGCTTAGAACAGTTGTCGCATTGATCTCCTTTAGCTATACTTTGGCACTCTGGGCATTCTCCTATTACATATCTATCAGCTAAGAATATTGAGTCTTTGTTGCAAAAAAACTGTTCAGTTTCTCGCTCTTTTATATAACCATTTTTTTCTAATTTTAGGAAAAAATTTTGTACAATCTCTTGGTGGTGCTTATTGGTTGTACGACCGAAGATATCAAAGTCGATATTGAACCATTTGTAAATTGATTTATGTATTTCATAATATTTATTGCAAAGTTCTAAAGGGGTAGTTTTTTCAATTAAGGCTTTAGTTTCTGTGGCTGTTCCATATTCATCTGTCCCACAGATATAAAGAGTTTCAATTCCTGACATTTTTGAATATCTTGCAAAAGCATCGGCTGATAATACTTGTACTAAATTTCCAAGATGAGGAATGTTGTTAACATAGGGTAGAGCAGCTGTTACCAGATTCATTTTTTTCATTCAATTTCCCCTCTTTTGAGTAAGCTATTAATATTGTAATACGGATAGGATAGTTTTTTTCAATACCTTTTATAAAAATTCTTTTAAAATTAACCCATTTTTGATTTTTTCTGTAAAAAATGATATAAATGTTTTTTATATTATAGGGGTGTGAGTTTATGAATCATTTTATTATAAGATTTTTTCTTTTTTTATTAGTTTTTTCAAACGGCTATGTTGCTTTTTCTAAGAACATAAATGTTTTAATAGTAACTGCTATGGACTCTGAATTTGAGCAGATAAATAAGCTTATGTCTAATAAGGAAGAAATAGTTCTTAAGGAGTATGGTCTTAATAAAAAGGTTTTAAAGGGAAAGTTGTCTAATCGCAATGTTATGGTTATTGTTTGTGGGGTTGGCAAGGTTAATGCGGGTGTGTTTACTAGTTATCTTTTGTCAAAATACAATATAAGTCATGTGATTAATTCTGGAATTGCTGGGGGTGTTGTTAGTGATAAATACAAAGATATTAAAGTAGGGGATGTAGTAGTGTCTTCAGAGGTTGCATATCATGATGTTGATTTGACTAAGTTTGGACACAAGGTGGGTCAGCTTGGAGAGGGATTGCCCCAAAAATTTGTTGCCAATAAGAATTTGGTTAATAAGGCTAAAGAGGCCGTTAAATCCAAGATTAAAGGTTCTAATACATATTCAGGATTAATAGTCTCAGGAGATCAGTTTATTGGCCCAACTTATATGAATAAAATTATAGAAAACTTTAAAGATGTAATAGCTGTGGAGATGGTAGGTGCGGCAATAGGGCATGTTTCTTATATGTTTAATGTACCTTTTATAGTGATTAGGTCCATATCTGACATTATAAATAAAGAAGGAAATGAAGTTGAATATAATAAATTTTTAAAATTAGCTGCCTTTAATTCAGCTAAAGTTGTACAAGAAATTTTAAGGATTCTTTAAAAAATATTTAATTTTTATAATCGAAAATTATGCGTGAGAGAAGATTTTTTTATTTTAAAAATGTTTTCTACGCATTTGTAAATTTGTGTTGTTTTTTTTTATAAAATGTTTTGTTTAAAGGATTATATTTTTAAGAGAGCAAAAATATTTGTAAAAGAGAATAAGTTTAATGCCAGTGTAGTTTATCCCGAAAGTAGTGATTCCAGAGTTTTGAAGGCAGCTGTTATTGTTTTGCAAAAAAATCTTGCAAGCTCAATTATTTTGATAGGTAAAAAGGATCCTGTTATTAATTCTTTAAAAGAGTTTTCTAATTGTAATTCTATTTTAGAAAGAATAGAAGTTGTTGATCCTAATTCTTTCCCAGACATTGAAATGTATTTGGATGAATATTGGAGTTTGCTAAAACTAAAAGGAGTTACTAGAAAGAGTTTAAAAACTCAAGTTTTAGATGAAATTACTTTTGCTATGCTTATGGTAAGACTTGGTTATGTCAAGTCTTGTGTTTGTGGTGCTATTTCAACTTCCGCTAAGGTTTTGTCTAATGCTTTGAGAATAATTCCTAAATCTAATGGTGTTAAAATCATATCATCTTTTATGATTATGGATACTTTGAATATTGCTCGTAATGTTGATTTTTGTTTTGGACATAATGGAATTTTATTTTTTGCAGATTGTTCTGTGGTAGTCAATCCCAATTCTTTAGAGCTTGCAGAAATTGCATTGCAAAGTGCTAAATCTTTTAAAGATATTTTAAATGTAAATCCTAAGGTTGCGCTTTTAAGTTTTTCAACAAAAGGATCTTCTAATGCTAGAGAAACTGAAAAAGTAAAGAGTGCTTTAAATATTGTGAAAAATAAAGAGAGTGATTTGCTTGTTGATGGGGAACTTCAACTTGATTCAGCTATAATTAAAAATGTCGCAGAGAAAAAATGCAGAGAATCTTTGGTAGCAGGTTCTGCCAATGTTTTAATATTTCCTAATTTAGATGCTGGGAATATTGGTTATAAATTAGTAGAGAGATTTGCTTTTGCTAAGGCCTACGGTCCTTTTTTGCAAGGCTTTTCCAAGCCCATTAGTGATCTTTCAAGGGGTTGTTCTGTTGATGAAATTGTATTTGCAAGTGCTTTAATGATAAGTAGTTAAAGTGTTAGAAATTTGTATAAATTCTTCAACAGAAATGTTTTCAGGTCTTTTGTCTAAATATTCTTTTAAAAAATTTTCTCTTAAAGTATCTTTATTTGCGATGAAATTAATAATAGTGTTTTTCAATTTTTTTCTTCTATTT harbors:
- the murD gene encoding UDP-N-acetylmuramoyl-L-alanine--D-glutamate ligase; translated protein: MRLDEIKNLNFLVMGLGLNGGGVALSRFLLKHGAKVVITDLKSEAELALSIDSLKDFDDQIRYVLGKHDADDFKRADIVVKNPSVKPNNEYLKLAKRVETDISLFLIFNKNPIIAVTGTKGKSTLASLLYQVLKKKYPRAKLGGNIGVSPLSFFDQLDGRSPLILELSSWQLQSLENFNPILSIVTNIYNDHQNYYLNFDDYIIDKSKIFVNQTSGIVIIQDKAYYKYFSKFESKAKVILFSEFNPCDFDLDVFYCNKGKVYFNNKLIGSFSESQVVFMIPKLITFFVSYYLNIGFNHVFQILNNFKGIEHRLEFVKLIQNVMFYNDTASTIPDSTVLSVKSLKTNDNHINLIVGGTDKELDFSSFSKIINCVKTWILIKGSATVKIIKILEKSSIQYFVFDSLKDSVNHALKVSSPGDIVLFSPASASFELFNNEFDRGLQFKNLVNMLG
- a CDS encoding lipid II:glycine glycyltransferase FemX, which encodes MTIKKIKTKEMEENYLQSELWALIKTTKNNNWKAIAFKSDVLGKIVVMQRRLFKNFYLAYIPHPEFSNKTLENINIDKISKNIKEFSMKIKSYLHKNTIFLRFDLMYYYQRTLNDKYSPLKIKIKYLKKSFDDIQPSSTTILNLNNSLENILLNMKKKTRYNIKLSAKKNLNILIDDEFKHLNEFYKLYKETSKRDKFTIHSEEYIQNLIKIFKQDKNAQIKLILAFYNNIIVSGIIVGIYKEKAVYLYGASSNEYRNLMPNYAVQFKAIQILKKLGIKEYDLLGIPPIANKKHPLSGLFAFKTGFGGNIIHRIGCYDFTYKNFIYKIYVNLEKLRYFYYKVIRKKI
- the metG gene encoding methionine--tRNA ligase, with product MKKMNLVTAALPYVNNIPHLGNLVQVLSADAFARYSKMSGIETLYICGTDEYGTATETKALIEKTTPLELCNKYYEIHKSIYKWFNIDFDIFGRTTNKHHQEIVQNFFLKLEKNGYIKERETEQFFCNKDSIFLADRYVIGECPECQSIAKGDQCDNCSKLLNPIDLINPKCIICKNKPILKKTNHLYIDLPKIKTKLEKWIKNPNTSKNWNTNALNMTNSFLRDGLKERAITRDLKWGIPVPKKGYENKVFYVWFDAPIGYISITKNIVKNWKSWWKNNEQVNLVQFIGKDNILFHTIIFPCIEIGSKENWTILNQLSSSEYLNYENLKFSKSEGTGIFGNDAITTGIPSDVWRFYIYYNRPEKSDFQFMWQDFMERVNTELIDNFSNLVNRVLTFQKKFFGDVVEPIEIQNKFWKQITPKYNKILNLFKKTELKSALKEILKISSLGNKIFQDNEPWKRKDSFPQETKELILNLIYLIRDLSILMMPFIPETSKKIQKFLGNSYQFSTKILGTKSGIKKIESTEILFNKLEQKKINDLKQKYSGEKNMQEKEQPENLFREKVLLKVVKINKIERNPEAKNLFILKVDGGANEDKQIVSSLEGHYKEEELLGKHIIIVDNLKPAKFRGIKSEGMLIAAEDKNKNFKVIIVEDSIQNPIVGERIILETDQNQDLICPPKIDINKFSKANIVTENGELKINGINLIFEHSKNKILSKDIPNGIVC
- a CDS encoding 5'-methylthioadenosine/adenosylhomocysteine nucleosidase, producing MNHFIIRFFLFLLVFSNGYVAFSKNINVLIVTAMDSEFEQINKLMSNKEEIVLKEYGLNKKVLKGKLSNRNVMVIVCGVGKVNAGVFTSYLLSKYNISHVINSGIAGGVVSDKYKDIKVGDVVVSSEVAYHDVDLTKFGHKVGQLGEGLPQKFVANKNLVNKAKEAVKSKIKGSNTYSGLIVSGDQFIGPTYMNKIIENFKDVIAVEMVGAAIGHVSYMFNVPFIVIRSISDIINKEGNEVEYNKFLKLAAFNSAKVVQEILRIL